The Variovorax sp. PMC12 genome segment TGTTGTGTCTCCTTGATGCCGTGTGCTCACATGCCCATGCCGCCGTCCACCGCGAGGCCGGCGCCGGTGATGAACCGGGCTGCGTCGCTGCAGAGGAAGACCACCACGTCGGCCATGTCGCCGACCTCGCCCAGGCGCCCGAGCGGCGTCTGGCCGACCACGTCGCCCACGGCCGCTTCCACGCTGGGCGCGAGCCCAGCGGCCACGATGTCGTTGGCGAGCTTCATGCCCATGTCCGTGGGCACCAGCCCGGGGTAGATGCAGTTCACGCGCACGCCGTAGCCCAGCTTGCCGGACTCCATGGCGGCCACGCGCGTGGCGCGGTCGACCGCCGACTTGGTGGCCGAGTAGCCGGCGATGGCCGGGAAGGCGATGGTGGCCGCGACCGACGCGATGTTGACCACCGCCCCGCCGCCGCCCGCGCTGCCGCCGGGGCGCATCGCGCGGAACGCGTGCTTCATGCCGAGCAGCGTGCCGGCCACGTTGACGTCGAGCATGCGACGCAGGTCGTCGCCGTCGACATCGATCACCAGAGAGGTGATCTCGATGCCCGCGTTGTTGACGAGGATGTCGAAGCCGCCGAGCTCCTTCACCGTGG includes the following:
- a CDS encoding SDR family NAD(P)-dependent oxidoreductase, which translates into the protein MAKFDLKGRRALVTGGARGIGASIAEALAAAGASVMIGDVLADLGRETATRLSSSGAKVGFVPLDVTKDGDWASATETTVKELGGFDILVNNAGIEITSLVIDVDGDDLRRMLDVNVAGTLLGMKHAFRAMRPGGSAGGGGAVVNIASVAATIAFPAIAGYSATKSAVDRATRVAAMESGKLGYGVRVNCIYPGLVPTDMGMKLANDIVAAGLAPSVEAAVGDVVGQTPLGRLGEVGDMADVVVFLCSDAARFITGAGLAVDGGMGM